GAGTTCAGAATATTATCAGTAGCAGCTCACCATAGAGAAAATATGATTGCCATAACTGATACACTAGGTCGAGTGACTATCCTCCGTGGGAATCTGTATGATTACAGACAAATAGCAAGAGAAGTGTTACACTGGCATGCCTTGCCCCCATTTGCTTCGTGTTTCTCTACAGaaggtatataaatatttaatacaaaatccAAATCATTGATTACATAATAACAAGTTAGGCCACTGAATCAAGTATGCTGGAAAAGAAATGTGCCTTTTTGAAGCACCTCGCTGAGTGtaccagaaattaaaattgatatatTGTGTCAAATGATTTTCATGTTGACAGATTTCTCATCACTTACATTCATTTCTGAGTACGCTCACACAGCCCTCACTATCAGTGATAAAAtggtgaaaatcaagttgcttcccAAACGGGTTGGCAACTGCAAGTCTAGCATACTTGTATTACAGTAGAGGTCAATGATTCAGGCACACTGATCTTGAAATAATGTTACATGAGTATGGTGTGTTTGATCATAGACAATACTATTTCATCGGTGACAATACAGCCCTCCAGAGTATGTAACTTATTGATATGgtattgattttgtatttcttctTCCTCATGTCCTTATCCCAACCTATATGGGGCCGGTACAACAATTCTTCCACTCAGTTTTGTTATCTGTCAATACATATTATCCACTCCTTTTACACTAGCCTTTTGCACACAATCTATCTACCCTTTTCTTTGATATTTCTCTTTTGCGCATCCACATGCATGTCATTTTAAAATGACAATTCTTAATTAATTTGGTCAACAGGTAACTACCTGATTACTGGTGGCTTGGAAAAGGTGCTAGTCAAATGGACCTTGGGTACCTTGGCCCAAAAAGCCCATGAGAAGATTTTCATTCCACGACTACCGGGATTCATCAGATACATTACAGCCAATAATTCCCACATTGCTGTGACACTTTCGAATAACTGTAAGTCCCTTGCCACATAACGATATTTTCGCGAACAGTCGACCCGCGTTTTATTAGACTGGCTTCACTTGGTTcaagaaatatacctacatcgaCACACCCTTGACGGCACTTACTTCTTATGAGGAGAGATGAGATAGTTAACGCGATGAAAAGAGTGgacgtttatttaattttagattgTGGTGATGTGCGAGCTGGATTGCACTTTATTGGAtcataacatttatttaaacGCAGAGTGATCCTTCTGTACATttactattctattctatgtcAGGAATGCACATCACTGTAGATGGCATTGTGAATGTATGCAAAGTTACAAGGCCGCAACTAACATCTGACGCATTTTAATTGCTCGTAAAAATATCGCCGTATCTAGTATTcgctattatacataatatatctacttatgACTAGCGGATAAAATGAACTTTGCCGCGTAGATTTCGAACGATAATAAAAGTGCCCAGCCACGGTTCACTTGCTGCCAGTGCCGAAATTTGAGATATACGTATCTTCATTCAGTACTGAAGCGACTGgtaatgccatctagtagcgacacTTCGAAACTACTTTCAAAGGCCCATATTTCAATGCAGCTCTTTGAACGAGAAATGAAACCTTGCTTTATACTCCTTGCTTGATGGCGTTGCGGGCGCGATTCTCAGGTCGATGCAGGTTGGAATCCTGCCCATTCcgcaattttttataatatgtatttaaaataatttagacaTTTCCTTGAAAGGTAGGTAAAACCACTGTcatgaatattataaaaagataatAAACGCCTTTCCgcgctaaaataaaaaatattttttcagccGTGGTTATAGCGAGTTCGCTTATGTATGTGGAAACTACAATCCTAGAGTGCGGAGGGCTGTCGCCCGTATGCAGAGCGCTCGGTGCGTCGCTCGTCTACTACCGCCCCATGTCTGCGCTGCTCATGCCGGGTAGGACTGGATACTTGCAGCTGTACTCCACTGTTACAAACAAAGTTCTTTACAATGTAAGTGTTTatgatatactagctgatgcacgcgacttcgttcgcgtgaatatacgtcttgaaatcccgtgggaactcttagattttccggaataaaaagtccatatgatgatgataagaatATGTCAAtttccaagatgcaagctacaggatgtataatatattatataaatgggttaaacggataggcttttaagaatcccgtgggaactctttgattttccgggatacaaagtaacctatgtccttccccagatgtaaactaactctgtacaaaatttcattaaaatcggtttaactgttgggccgtgaaaagctagcaaacggacagacggacacactttcgcattattattaatattagtatggattatactagatgatgcccgcgacttcatccgcgtggatttaggtttttagggttccgtacctaaaagcGCCACCAAGCCTCTGTTACTAACTACTACTAAGCCTCTCTGCTGTTCGCCCATCGGTCTGTCTATCAGCGATGTAGTAGCGCGTATCttataaaccgtaataggtagggaGTTTAGAATTTTCATagagtgtatttctattgccgttttaacaacaaataaaaaatttgaaatggctACCAtgtaatttaaagaaaattaaaagtaaCTACATAAtcgtgtacgatggtacggaacccttcgtgtgtgaatccgactcgcacttgaacaGTTTTTAAGCTGGGAGTTGGTCATATCCCTGAGGGATATGACCAATtcccggcttatgccatttcgctgagACATACATATTTTCATGTGCTGCCTGTTGCATTTTCATTCTCTTGTACTCTGTCTCGCTCACCCGTTATGGATGTGCTGGCCAATAATCTGTTAATGGCCAATAATGTTAACCATATTTGTGATATTTCGCTACCTCTCCATCCCAAAAGTACATTTAAAGACCATAATTATTTTGGTAGTTGTATATTTTAGTTATGCTTCATGAATTTTTCAGATCGACATAACACAAGTAAACAGTCTCACTTCCGAAAGACATAACCTCATACCGCTCGAGTTGGAAGTGACATGTGCGGCGATATCCGCCGACGGGTCGTGGCTTGTGACATCAGAGTACAGGAACGACGGCGTTAACTATCCCGAAGAAAAATTGAAGTTCTTTGCTGCAAAGACAATAAAGTCACGGCCATTCGGACTGAATACCTGTGTCGATCTGTCACACGGGGGATGCCGAGTTGTGTCGTTAGCTCTTAACAATAAAGGCGAATTCTGCGTGTCGTCGGGCACCGATCAAAAATTCAGGATATGGAAACGCGAAACGACCCAACATCATGAAAAAAGGACCCAACAGTATATAAAAACAACCGGTTGGTATTGTTTAACCGCCTGTTACTACTCGTCGGGAATAGCATATCACCTTAGAAATCCGGTGCATAACAAATTCAAAGTAGGAAAAAATCTCCACGCCAACGAAGTCGTAAACTATCCGTACATGAAAGAAATTACGTATGACGATGTTATAAAGACCATTTTTAACATACACAAGAATGTCGGACAGACCCTCGTGGACAAAAGGGTTGCTGAAAGAAAAGGTCCAAATGAGTTTTCGATGGGCGGTGTGGCGATATCGCAGGACGGTTCGCTGATCGCCGCGTGGTTTGGCTGCAAACTTACTCTGTGGGACTCTCATCTGTGCAATTTACGGACCACTTTATCGCATCCCGCCTTACGACCGAAAGGCGTTAACGTACAGTTTGGAAATAATGACGCTGCACATTACGTAAGTATTagatgaatattttaaaataaaaatacatgtcgaaaattgcggaaccggcaaAATTCGAACCTGCGGCTCCCTAGATATTAGGAGCGCCTTAGACCGCGCGGTTCACTTGCTGCCAGTGCCGAAACTTTGAGTTTCTCAAAGTGTAGATAAAAacaatatcataaaaattacaCTATCTGCAAATAAATGGAGACTTTGTACGAGTTCTTTGACGTTGACCATTCTATTGTGtcactaggtgatgcccgcgctTTCTTccgtgtggatataggtttttaaaattccgcgcgatttttgattttccggtataaaaattaGTCTGTGTTCATTCAGGATATCTAAATTCTTCaataaattgaactttatttcttataaaaatagatttttttgtttggaatttTGATGGTGTTGTTTATCATTGATACTGTTGTTTAGCTATTCTATAGGAGACAATAACCACAGTTACATATTTCGTATTTTTATGAACCTTCTGCAACTGTCCCCATTGACtgccactttttttatttgtttccaGCTAGTTTGTACAACTAACAAATGCTTGGCCGTGTGGAGTCTTCTGTCCCTCACAATAAAATGGATGGTCCAAATTGAAACAACTTGTCTGGTATCTGACCCCTATAGCAACAAAATGGCCATGCTCACCACAAATAATGATGGtaagaaaaataacttttattaaaaagctagaagatgcccgcgacttcgtcagtatgattttaggtttttaagaatcacATGGGAtgtcattgattttccgggataaaaagtacctatgtacccagagatgcaagctatctcagtgcccattaaaatcggttaaacggatgggccgtaaaaagctaccagacagatAGTACTGTAGttgaacttttaaattttttttgttggtgtagatggtggccattttgaattttttattgcttagcaatagaaatatattttctgCAAAAACTTCAACTctatacctattacggttcatgagataaagcccgctgacagatggaCGAACAGCCGAGACTTAGTatcagggtcccgttggcacccttcgggtacggaacgctaaaagtAAATCGATGCGTATATTTTTTGGCAATATTAGGTACTGTGTAGAGCGGATTTCGATAAATATTCATTCATTTGAAAGAATGATCAAAAGTTTAGACGAAAAGAAGATTAAGCCTACCGAATATGCTCTACTATAAAACTGTTTACAACctaatttttatatgtatttattatttttatttcagtttaCGTCTTTAGCCCGCACAGTTCTATTCCAATATTGGTACAGAAGGGTCTATTGGACCCTGCGGCGGGAGTTTGCAATTATTGCGCGTTTGGCTCGTCCTCTCCCGATACCGTGAGACTGTATGTCATGAGAAATGATTCTGTAAGTTGGCTTGTAACCTTTCAAAagctatttcttttttaaataaaaatactaagtgatgcccgcgactacgtccgcgtggatttagttttttcaaaatcctgttgGCCGCTAAGTTAGCTTTTCAGAGTTattgtgcattttaagcaattaaatatcacttgctttaacagtaaaggaaaacatcatgagttAACCTgcatgagtaacaaacatagtaCACATTCACAAACACAGTACACATTCACAAACAttttcatctttataatattagtgtgatttataggAGATCTACTGCCTAGAACCAGAGAAGTCAGAAGAAGGTCGTCTAGAAGTGATATCTCGGAGGAACCTCCCGCCTTCCGCGTTCAGCGCGCTAATGGCCGAACAGACTCTCTATGACGTGAAATCCTTTACGAACACTGCGACACAGGAATTGAATAAGGCTGCGCTTGCAAACACAGCTATTTCAcaggtaaattataaaaataaaaataaaaagtttttgaagTTAGGGGGAATGTTCAATTTTcatctattttttaaataactttaaaaccactgaattttgaaaatcatttaaaaaaaaccagacACTCACAACAAGCCCTTTCATTTCATATGTTACACGGTACAGCTAAACTTTTTTTAACTGTCTAATTTGCCTCCCCAAAAGTGATTCTCATATCAAAAAttcatatataatatatacctatgttattttttgtgtgtttgGGATACAGAAGTTCATATGTGTACCAATCGGTCTAGTAAATTCTGTGTAACTTGGCTCTGAAAGACGGAAAGATAAATAGTCGCACGTACGGAAGCCTGTAAGCATAATATAATAGaaaatatagaaattataaaaaaattgtgaatgCGCTTAGAAACAGTTAACTACCTACACATTGATCttaaatataaaacacaaaataaaaattgtccGTTATAGACTTGAAACAATCCAACCAATGTACCCCAACTATTTTTATTCGGAAGGCAATAATGAGAAGATGGTTTtagatttaaagaaataggAAAAAATTAGGAACTTTCTTTTTTAGCTTAGTAACTAACACACGCATAATACTCGTAACTAAAAGTTAACGCGACAGTATTGTAACCAACTTATTAATTGTAGTAGCATACATTGTTATTTTCATAATGCTAtgaatacatatattatatataataactGAAGTTTGATATTTATTGGGTCGTTCAACCGcagcaataaaatataataatgaaataaataaaatgtgcaAGCGCTCCACATGATAAGAACACCAGTGGTTCTCAACCTTGCGGCACCAATGATTACATTggatgaaaaatttgttttaaccTATAAACTTATAcgaaaactagcttatgcccgcgacttcgttcgcgaggACTACACAAAATTCAAACCCTATTTTACCTCTATATAGGTAGGTTGAAttttcctttcttagcggatgtctacgtcataatagccatctgcatgctaaatagtttgagctgtgcgttgttgATAGATAAGCCAGACagacagtttttccttttatatatagaTTTAGATACTTATATCAAATTGTGcttaaatttttttcattttttttctgtgaattTACAAGTAGAATTGTGCCTATTTTTCTCGCAAATTAATATCAATTATTTTTACAGTTTCTATCAGCCGCCCCTCACATGGTGCCGCCAGTGAGCATGCTGTGCCCACTGTTTCTGCAACACATATCCGGATACAAAGAGGTCGAGCAATCTGACGACGAAGAAGGCCCCATGGAGGTCGACCTTCCGACCAGCGACGACGAAGACCTGCCAGCTAAGTCCACTCGCACACCTAAACCAGCCCTGCTGTGGGCGCCGAGTTACGAACAAGTGAAAGAAAAGCGTTTAAAGAAAATGCTTAGAGACCCTCTTTTAGACTTAGATTTGACATCATCAGTGTTTGGTGtatgattttagcaataaattataattttaaaattttgagtacctatttttttgtttgattccCGAAGGATATGCAAAAAACTCATTAGTAAAGGTATATGAAGGTTTCTCCTTTGATAAAGGCTAGATGCACACGGGCGGTTAATAGCTCGTTcata
This genomic stretch from Maniola jurtina chromosome 15, ilManJurt1.1, whole genome shotgun sequence harbors:
- the LOC123872494 gene encoding WD repeat-containing protein 75 — its product is MGVKTLNDETPSTKYVFNRKAGRSLIERRPVFSPDGESILIIVENVVRVYNIQTGDCIRTLETEGSINELVAVQFLEDEDYNLYGCSDSGLITTWTWEHGAVLREVQLQIPNFVKVCTFNLINSNECFVTSLNMTTLQVYLARHSIKNGSLGCHYINTNVPYFEVMCVAIGWCFGDRFAAITNGTKILYIQNLYKPHLRTEIHSQNEFRILSVAAHHRENMIAITDTLGRVTILRGNLYDYRQIAREVLHWHALPPFASCFSTEGNYLITGGLEKVLVKWTLGTLAQKAHEKIFIPRLPGFIRYITANNSHIAVTLSNNSVVIASSLMYVETTILECGGLSPVCRALGASLVYYRPMSALLMPGRTGYLQLYSTVTNKVLYNIDITQVNSLTSERHNLIPLELEVTCAAISADGSWLVTSEYRNDGVNYPEEKLKFFAAKTIKSRPFGLNTCVDLSHGGCRVVSLALNNKGEFCVSSGTDQKFRIWKRETTQHHEKRTQQYIKTTGWYCLTACYYSSGIAYHLRNPVHNKFKVGKNLHANEVVNYPYMKEITYDDVIKTIFNIHKNVGQTLVDKRVAERKGPNEFSMGGVAISQDGSLIAAWFGCKLTLWDSHLCNLRTTLSHPALRPKGVNVQFGNNDAAHYLVCTTNKCLAVWSLLSLTIKWMVQIETTCLVSDPYSNKMAMLTTNNDVYVFSPHSSIPILVQKGLLDPAAGVCNYCAFGSSSPDTVRLYVMRNDSEIYCLEPEKSEEGRLEVISRRNLPPSAFSALMAEQTLYDVKSFTNTATQELNKAALANTAISQFLSAAPHMVPPVSMLCPLFLQHISGYKEVEQSDDEEGPMEVDLPTSDDEDLPAKSTRTPKPALLWAPSYEQVKEKRLKKMLRDPLLDLDLTSSVFGV